A region from the Candidatus Electrothrix scaldis genome encodes:
- a CDS encoding response regulator, producing the protein MKNVLIVDDDLGFQRLLGISLKKYKKDFEVILSNNGEEAIGILNRKSIDLIVTDLQMPKIDGLTLLAYINDAFPKMPCVIMTAHSTPEIEKQFAQTGQRLLKKPFTINKLVEAIQAALAPQPPGGMLKGISVANFLQMIALEQKTCLLEITSTNNEKGFFYIENGEVFDAAFRGLNGEDAAYSLIALEGASISFTDIPSSQKVKKRISASLMGLIMEAMTRKDETVGNA; encoded by the coding sequence ATGAAAAATGTTTTAATTGTTGACGATGATCTTGGTTTTCAGAGATTACTGGGGATCAGTCTTAAAAAATATAAAAAAGATTTTGAAGTTATTCTCTCTAATAATGGTGAGGAGGCTATAGGTATTCTGAACAGAAAGTCTATTGACCTTATTGTTACTGATTTACAGATGCCTAAAATCGATGGGTTGACGCTGCTGGCCTATATTAATGATGCCTTTCCTAAAATGCCCTGCGTTATTATGACTGCCCACTCCACCCCTGAGATTGAAAAACAATTCGCCCAAACCGGACAGCGTCTGCTGAAGAAACCCTTTACTATTAACAAGCTGGTTGAAGCTATTCAGGCTGCTCTCGCCCCGCAACCTCCCGGAGGAATGCTGAAGGGAATCTCCGTTGCTAATTTTCTCCAGATGATCGCCTTGGAGCAGAAGACCTGTTTGCTGGAAATTACCTCGACTAATAATGAAAAGGGATTCTTTTATATAGAAAATGGTGAAGTCTTTGATGCGGCTTTCAGAGGATTAAATGGAGAAGATGCAGCTTATTCCTTGATTGCTCTTGAGGGAGCAAGTATAAGTTTTACAGACATCCCAAGTTCCCAGAAGGTGAAGAAACGTATTAGCGCAAGCCTGATGGGCCTTATTATGGAAGCCATGACCCGTAAAGACGAAACCGTTGGCAATGCCTGA
- a CDS encoding response regulator — MKVIFCEECGGKNIVADEQLEHIDNKPLGCQICGNIISQETIIPHLRSSEPINTLHYHLLLIDDDFAHLQLMKTTLEREYTVSIASTGVHGLELAAERKPDLILLDLSMPGMDGYEVCKRLKENPVTRKIAVIFVSARDDKDDEYRGFTLGAVDYINKPINLQILNARITAQLRLKQLVDQQKKQADSLINSLHQDNIQIERELERLQQEKNNFLALLDFVQDRVVIEDAERQILWANKATRDFCNMRLSELVGSLYHEVFTDPSFHCEECLAQTDPSSPDPKQSNSQVQVIHIPLFDENEEVKGLAHIIWEKNVGQVPAKEQICQAAESAVNSFIDKNRKAIRNNLATILFGIDAVSSLLRENKDLETVSRPVTKAAEELDRMVCTLLDFQQTDKES; from the coding sequence ATGAAAGTAATTTTTTGCGAAGAATGCGGAGGGAAGAATATAGTTGCGGATGAGCAACTGGAGCATATTGATAATAAACCGCTGGGATGTCAGATTTGCGGAAATATTATCTCTCAGGAAACAATCATTCCCCATCTCCGCTCATCGGAACCTATTAATACGCTTCACTATCATCTCTTGCTGATTGATGATGATTTTGCACATCTTCAGCTGATGAAGACAACTCTGGAGAGAGAGTATACCGTGTCTATCGCCTCTACTGGGGTGCATGGACTTGAGTTGGCAGCAGAAAGGAAGCCGGATCTTATTCTCCTTGATTTGAGCATGCCGGGAATGGACGGCTATGAAGTGTGTAAGCGGCTCAAAGAAAATCCGGTGACCAGGAAGATTGCTGTTATCTTTGTTAGTGCTCGTGATGATAAGGACGATGAATACCGAGGCTTTACCCTTGGCGCTGTAGATTATATTAATAAACCGATAAATCTCCAGATTCTTAACGCAAGAATTACAGCTCAGCTCCGCCTGAAACAGCTTGTGGATCAACAGAAGAAGCAGGCGGACAGTCTTATCAATTCACTGCATCAGGATAATATTCAGATTGAACGTGAGCTGGAGCGCTTACAGCAGGAGAAAAATAACTTTCTTGCATTGTTGGATTTTGTTCAGGATAGAGTGGTTATAGAAGACGCGGAGCGGCAGATACTTTGGGCGAATAAGGCAACTCGCGATTTTTGCAATATGCGCCTTTCCGAACTTGTTGGATCTCTGTACCATGAGGTGTTCACAGACCCTAGCTTTCATTGTGAGGAATGCCTTGCTCAGACTGATCCGTCATCGCCTGACCCTAAACAGAGTAATTCACAGGTGCAAGTTATCCATATCCCGCTCTTTGATGAGAACGAAGAGGTCAAGGGGCTTGCACATATTATTTGGGAAAAGAATGTTGGGCAGGTACCTGCTAAGGAGCAGATCTGTCAGGCAGCCGAGTCAGCAGTGAACAGCTTTATTGATAAGAACAGGAAGGCAATACGCAATAATCTGGCAACAATCCTTTTCGGGATTGATGCGGTAAGCAGTTTGCTCAGAGAGAATAAAGATCTGGAAACGGTCAGTCGTCCGGTCACCAAGGCGGCTGAAGAACTGGACCGTATGGTGTGTACTCTGCTGGACTTTCAGCAAACGGATAAGGAATCGTGA
- a CDS encoding PAS domain S-box protein, with the protein MKYSNIILLYIVMAISLVMLVILGGASVFYMHQLELVREDIKTYRYSLAQEAERIRQIFDQISTVSDLLATNPLVVNTMGKRIHGIAPSPVAQQIVEKNLGVVADVENITAVFLLDLERQCVYGTMPDALGKQYDFAGYFHDTISEDSDLYAVMNTVTQQSEIYYTRTIRNGSIPLGLVALKISLDFFHLRSFSTAFTATPPEPEEMRIGLSTDSNILFDTRGRLVSLRPLVDKQQFSRDHIQSLGFTPDGLDSLATAGFLTKTTSDGSKYYVFCRPLVGDDFVLIHVVKKTWFEENYRPASLGSSGFITLLFLLLAVMLALLYMANRRHRQALLVAATLEGEAEQRIQDKEKYEAIINRNPQGFWLSDYESGIILEVNKSLCQLLDLSAEEIIGHDVNEFLAIRDLYADEECFDVSHEGRLRTGKKGLLDVLITSSCITPPGRKKKTCFSFFTDISERKKEQEQLFLFSQAVEQSTSAIVITDENADIVYTNPFFSELTGYEREELYGTNPNVLTAGESNSPVSQEIWHMVKNGGTWKGFLRNTRKDGRQYWEGQTVYPLYDRYTQEISYYLAIKNDITERLDLEKELKAQLAKLELIVEHAAIGIARVIGTEFVWASGVAAKMFGYGSREAFIAVSPSVLFDNQKLFEQTHERAVLCFESDRIFQEDHLMRRRDGSQFWCSLTAKIIDRTDPEQGAIWITKDISRQKEEEQQLQLARERAEQANQAKSDFLANMSHEVRTPMNAIVGMTKLALETSLDEQQQYYIGTVSKAAESLLGLLNDILDFSKIEAGRLQLEPAVFCLEENIGDAVRTVEFLAEEKGLRLHYNIDPKVPRFVYGDAMRVRQILVNLLNNSIKFSEKGAISVRVFLQESNNNEMLVQFQVKDKGIGIAPEKINDIFEEFVQVDSSTSRDFEGTGLGLTICYRLCKMMGGNIGVSSVLGQGSTFTFTARFKKVVGPEFSVAHAAIDQGIELQGLRILVVDDNESNRFLAKAMFQKDNHQIVEAANGLEALQILLDHHFDVILMDVQMPIMDGLTVTKIIRACEQRKYQPADEHALPQEFTEALQYRLTGGHMPVVALTAHAMKEDKQRCLEAGMDGYAVKPFKTKEIYHAFQQTGYVDGLVKNAIEKKQEDGTDMMEKKENDNALVTSVAEHLKNIYSLEPEQVEQMIQLSSRSISETLEQARQAVQDNDLALLSAAGHKAKGILLGVGLKDEAEQARKIESASKEGQEEDYQGMMSQLEADLAPLLNLTAGESRS; encoded by the coding sequence TGGTTGCTGATGTTGAAAACATTACAGCTGTGTTCCTGCTTGATCTTGAACGACAATGTGTCTATGGAACAATGCCGGATGCTCTTGGTAAGCAATACGATTTTGCGGGTTATTTTCATGATACTATAAGTGAAGATTCAGATCTGTATGCCGTGATGAATACTGTTACGCAGCAGAGTGAAATTTATTATACCCGAACGATCAGGAACGGTAGTATCCCTCTTGGGCTTGTTGCGCTAAAAATCAGTTTGGATTTTTTCCATCTCCGTTCCTTCAGTACAGCCTTTACGGCCACTCCTCCAGAGCCGGAGGAGATGCGTATCGGCTTATCCACGGATAGCAATATTCTTTTTGACACAAGGGGAAGGCTTGTCTCTCTGCGTCCTCTTGTCGACAAACAACAGTTTTCTCGGGATCATATTCAGTCCTTGGGTTTTACACCTGATGGGCTGGATTCTTTGGCAACAGCTGGTTTTTTGACGAAAACAACATCGGATGGCAGCAAGTATTATGTCTTTTGTCGGCCTCTGGTGGGAGATGATTTTGTCCTGATCCATGTTGTAAAAAAGACATGGTTTGAGGAAAACTATCGACCAGCCTCCTTGGGCTCCTCAGGTTTTATTACACTTCTTTTTTTGTTGCTGGCTGTCATGCTTGCCCTGCTCTATATGGCGAATAGACGACATCGTCAGGCCTTATTGGTGGCTGCAACACTTGAAGGAGAGGCTGAACAACGAATCCAGGATAAAGAAAAATATGAGGCTATTATCAACCGTAATCCTCAGGGATTCTGGCTCAGTGACTATGAATCAGGGATCATTCTTGAGGTCAATAAAAGTCTTTGTCAGCTCCTTGATTTGTCGGCAGAAGAGATAATTGGTCATGATGTGAATGAATTCCTCGCAATAAGAGATTTGTATGCAGATGAGGAGTGCTTTGATGTTTCACATGAGGGAAGATTGCGTACGGGGAAGAAGGGACTTCTCGATGTACTCATCACTTCTTCCTGTATTACCCCGCCTGGCAGGAAAAAAAAGACCTGCTTTTCCTTTTTTACTGATATTTCAGAGAGAAAAAAAGAGCAGGAACAGCTTTTTCTCTTTTCACAGGCAGTTGAGCAGAGTACCAGTGCCATTGTTATTACAGATGAGAATGCCGATATAGTCTATACAAATCCTTTTTTCAGCGAGTTAACCGGATACGAGCGTGAGGAACTGTATGGCACTAATCCAAACGTTTTGACTGCTGGAGAAAGTAATTCTCCTGTCAGTCAGGAAATCTGGCATATGGTCAAAAACGGTGGAACCTGGAAAGGTTTTCTCCGTAATACAAGAAAGGATGGCAGGCAGTATTGGGAAGGACAAACCGTCTATCCATTGTACGACCGTTATACGCAGGAAATCAGCTATTATCTTGCGATAAAAAATGATATTACCGAACGGCTTGATTTAGAAAAGGAATTAAAGGCCCAGTTGGCAAAGCTTGAGTTGATTGTTGAGCATGCAGCCATAGGTATTGCCCGGGTCATCGGAACCGAGTTTGTCTGGGCAAGCGGGGTGGCAGCCAAGATGTTCGGTTATGGAAGCAGAGAGGCCTTTATTGCCGTTTCTCCTTCTGTTCTCTTTGACAATCAGAAGCTCTTTGAGCAAACTCATGAACGGGCTGTACTCTGCTTTGAGTCTGATCGGATTTTTCAGGAAGACCATTTAATGCGCCGCCGGGATGGCAGTCAGTTTTGGTGTTCTTTAACAGCCAAGATTATTGATCGTACGGACCCGGAACAAGGGGCCATTTGGATCACCAAAGATATCAGCCGACAAAAGGAAGAAGAACAACAGCTACAACTGGCACGGGAAAGGGCTGAGCAGGCTAATCAGGCGAAAAGCGATTTTCTTGCCAATATGAGTCATGAGGTGCGTACTCCTATGAATGCCATTGTTGGGATGACCAAATTGGCATTGGAAACCTCTCTGGATGAGCAGCAGCAATACTATATCGGGACGGTGAGTAAAGCAGCAGAATCTCTCCTGGGCTTGTTGAATGACATCCTTGACTTCTCCAAAATTGAGGCTGGCAGGCTTCAGCTGGAGCCTGCGGTTTTTTGTCTTGAAGAGAATATTGGTGATGCTGTTCGGACGGTGGAGTTTTTGGCCGAAGAAAAAGGCCTGCGTCTGCATTATAATATTGACCCTAAGGTGCCTCGGTTTGTCTATGGCGATGCCATGCGGGTTCGTCAGATCCTGGTTAATTTGCTCAATAACAGTATAAAGTTCAGTGAGAAAGGCGCTATTTCTGTTCGAGTTTTTCTTCAGGAAAGCAATAATAACGAAATGTTGGTGCAGTTTCAGGTAAAGGATAAGGGGATCGGGATCGCCCCGGAAAAAATTAATGACATTTTCGAGGAATTCGTTCAGGTTGATAGTAGTACCAGCAGGGATTTTGAAGGGACTGGTCTGGGGTTGACAATTTGCTACAGGCTCTGCAAGATGATGGGGGGCAATATCGGTGTGAGTAGCGTTTTGGGGCAGGGAAGTACCTTTACCTTTACTGCACGATTTAAGAAGGTCGTTGGTCCAGAGTTTTCTGTAGCACATGCTGCGATAGATCAGGGAATAGAGCTCCAGGGCTTGCGTATTTTAGTGGTTGATGATAATGAGTCGAATCGTTTTCTGGCCAAGGCAATGTTCCAGAAGGATAACCATCAGATTGTTGAAGCGGCAAATGGATTAGAAGCCTTGCAAATCCTTCTGGATCATCACTTTGATGTTATTCTTATGGATGTGCAGATGCCTATTATGGACGGACTCACGGTGACAAAAATTATCCGAGCTTGTGAACAAAGAAAGTATCAGCCAGCCGATGAGCATGCCTTGCCGCAGGAGTTTACAGAAGCATTGCAATATAGGTTGACAGGTGGTCATATGCCTGTAGTAGCTTTGACAGCGCATGCCATGAAGGAGGATAAACAGCGTTGTTTGGAGGCCGGAATGGATGGCTATGCGGTGAAGCCCTTTAAAACAAAAGAGATTTATCACGCCTTTCAACAGACAGGATATGTTGACGGACTTGTAAAAAACGCAATAGAAAAAAAACAAGAGGACGGTACGGACATGATGGAGAAAAAAGAAAACGATAATGCGCTTGTCACAAGTGTTGCTGAACACCTCAAAAACATTTACAGTCTTGAACCGGAGCAGGTGGAGCAGATGATACAGCTTTCCTCCCGATCCATATCTGAGACCTTGGAGCAGGCCAGGCAGGCTGTGCAGGATAATGATCTTGCTTTGCTCTCTGCAGCTGGGCATAAGGCAAAAGGTATTCTGCTTGGTGTAGGACTTAAAGATGAAGCAGAACAGGCCAGGAAAATTGAATCTGCCAGTAAAGAAGGGCAGGAGGAAGATTATCAAGGCATGATGTCGCAACTGGAGGCTGATCTTGCCCCATTGTTGAATCTGACTGCTGGTGAGAGCAGGAGCTGA